One window of the Trifolium pratense cultivar HEN17-A07 linkage group LG2, ARS_RC_1.1, whole genome shotgun sequence genome contains the following:
- the LOC123910980 gene encoding probable NAD(P)H dehydrogenase (quinone) FQR1-like 2 has product MGKGGGCVPSKKQAPPPLTKQLPPPNTTTESNNSIQETPLPLPLPPPETDSKSKIFIVFYSMYRHVEGLAKRLKQGVDAVDGVEGVLYRVPETLSIDVLNQMKAPIKDETIPVISPEELVDADGFLFGFPTRYGSMAAQMKAFFDSTGSLWNGQKLAGKPAGFFVSTGTQGGGQETTAWTAITQLAHQGMLFVPIGYTFGPGMFNMESIRGGSPYGAGVFAGDGTREPSETELALAEHQGKYMAAIVKRLAKS; this is encoded by the exons ATGGGAAAAGGAGGAGGCTGTGTTCCCAGCAAGAAACAAGCACCACCACCGTTAACCAAACAATTACCGCCGCCGAACACCACCACTGAATCCAACAACTCAATCCAAGAAACACCATTACCATTACCATTACCACCACCAGAAACCGATTCAAAATCCAAAATCTTCATCGTTTTCTATTCGATGTACCGTCACGTTGAAGGGTTAGCAAAGAGGTTGAAGCAAGGTGTTGACGCCGTTGACGGTGTTGAAGGGGTTTTATACAGAGTACCTGAGACATTGTCAATTGATGTCTTGAATCAGATGAAAGCACCTATTAAAGATGAAACTATTCCGGTTATATCGCCGGAGGAGCTTGTTGATGCTGATGGTTTTTTGTTTGGGTTTCCAACTAGGTATGGTTCTATGGCTGCGCAGATGAAAGCTTTTTTTGATTCTACTGGGAGTTTATGGAACGGGCAAAAGCTTGCCGGAAAACCTGCCGGATTCTTTGTTAGTACCGGGACTCAAGGTGGCGGTCAAGAAACCACTGC TTGGACAGCAATCACTCAGCTGGCACATCAAGGAATGCTATTTGTTCCAATTGGATATACATTTGGACCTGGAATGTTCAATATGGAATCCATTAGAGGTGGTTCTCCATATGGTGCAGGAGTGTTTGCAGGTGATGGCACAAGAGAGCCAAGCGAAACAGAACTTGCTCTTGCTGAGCATCAGGGCAAATATATGGCTGCCATAGTCAAGCGGCTCGCCAAATCCTGA